The following is a genomic window from Candidatus Polarisedimenticolaceae bacterium.
GTCCACCCGGCGGCCGAGTACCGGGTCACCTACGCGATCGACTTCGACCATCCCAATCTCGGCTACCAGGAGCTGACGGTGAGCCTGTGGGGAGGCGACGCCTTCCGGACCAAGCTCGCGCCCGCGCGCACGTTCACCTTCGAGAGCGAGGTCGAGGCCTTGCGCAAGGCGGGACTCGCGCTCGGCGGTTCCCTCGAGAATGCGGTCGTCGTGGGCGAGCGCGGCATCCTCAACCCGGGACTGCGGTTCCCCGACGAGTTCGTCCGCCACAAGATGCTCGACCTGACGGGGGACCTGTCGCTTCTCGGCCGGCCGCTTTTGGGGCACGTCGTGGCGTACCGCGCGGGGCACGACCTGCACGCGCGCCTCGCGAGGAAGATCCACGGCACCCCCGACGCGTGGTTCCTGGCCCCGTTCGCCGCCGGCTCCGCGGAGGCCTCCGGGGCGTGAGCGCCCGCGCGCGTCGCATCCTGCGCTGGTCCGCCATCGCGGCGCTCGCCTTCGGGGGGCTCTGGACCGCTTACCGCTCCGCCGAGCGCCTCGCCGAAGAGGGCCCCCAGGTCGCCGCGAACCGGCTCGTGCTCACCGCGCTCACGCTCGTCATCGTCGTCCTCGCGATCGGATTCGTCGGGGTGCTGATCCGGAACGTCGCGCTGCTCATCCTCGAGCGGCGCCGCGGCGTCCTCGGCTCCCGCCTGCGCACCAAGCTCGTGTTCTTCTTCCTGGCCCTCGTCCTGCTCCCCGCGCTCCTTCTGTCGTACGGTGCCGCCGCGTTCCTGAAGACGACGGTGGACACCCTGCTCGCGAACCCGGTCGAGGAGGTGGTGCGCGAGTCGCGCGAGCTCGTCGACGAGGCCGGCCGGGAGGAGGAGTCGCGCGCGCTGCGCCTGGCGGCGCGGCTCGCGCAGGAGGCGGCGACGATCCCGCCCGGGGAGACCTCCCGGCGGCTGGA
Proteins encoded in this region:
- a CDS encoding UDP-3-O-acyl-N-acetylglucosamine deacetylase; protein product: SSLPFVEALLEAGPVERDVERLFIHVVRPIELAHGEKTISVHPAAEYRVTYAIDFDHPNLGYQELTVSLWGGDAFRTKLAPARTFTFESEVEALRKAGLALGGSLENAVVVGERGILNPGLRFPDEFVRHKMLDLTGDLSLLGRPLLGHVVAYRAGHDLHARLARKIHGTPDAWFLAPFAAGSAEASGA